The stretch of DNA TGTGGTCATGATGGGCGGCAGTCCGGACCGCGAGCAGCGGCTGGCGTCGGCGGACCTGCTTGAAATGGCCGACGACCTGCGGGAATACGTCGAGTCGGGCGGGCCGTTGCTGGCGATTTGCGGCAGTTACCAAATGCTCGGGCGGCAGTGGCTGCTCGACGGCGAGGAAGTTGCGGGGCTGGGCATCATCCCGATGACGACGGGGCGGCCGGGGACGTCGGCGGATCGGCTGACGTCGAACATCGTGCTGCGGTCGCCGCTTGCGAGCGAGCCGGTCGTCGGGTACGAGAACCACGCGGGGCGGACGTATTTGGACGACGGCGTGCAGGCGTTCGGCGAGGTCGTGTCGAGCGAGGGCTGCGGCAACAACGAGCAGTCGAAGCAGGACGGCGTGCTGTACAAAGGGCTGATCGGGACGTATCTGCACGGGCCGCTGTTGGCGAAGAACCCGCAGGTGGCGGACGAATTGCTGCGGCGGGCGCTCGAGAGGCACGCGGCGCGCGTCGGGGGTGCTGGGACTGCGGGCGCTGACGCCGGCGGGCCGGCTGCGGCGGGTGCTGGGAGCGCTGCGGCTGCCACGGCGGCCGCAGTTCTGACGCCGCTGGCCGATGCGGCGGAGCGCCAGGCGAACGCGGAGCTGTGCCAGCGCTTCGTGCGGTAGGGAGACGCGCCCGTTGAAGCCGCCCGCTATTTCCGTCTTCACGCTGAAGGTCGTCGCGATCGTGGCGATGACCTGCAATCATGCCGCGTACCTCTTCGACGGCGTCATGCCCGCGCCGCTGCTGTTCGTCTTCTACGCGGTCGGCGGGCTGACGTTTCCCATCATGGCGTTTCTGCTGGTCGAGGGCTATCGGCACACGTCGAGCCTGCGGCGCTATGCGGGGCGGCTGCTCATGTTCGCCCTGGTGTCGCAGGTGCCGTACTGGCTGTTTCTCGCGCATACGGGCAACGTGCTGTTCACGCTTCTGATCAGCCTTTTTGCGCTGTACTTGTACGACGCGATGCAAAGCCGCCCGCTTTTTTGGCTGGTGTTTGCGGGCCTTGTGCTGCTCAGCGCGGCGTGCGATTGGGGCGTGCTCGGGCCGATCATGGTGCTGATGATGCGCACGGTGCCGGACGAGCGGCTGCGCATCGTCTACCCCATCGTGCTGGTGATGCTGGCGTCCGGCATTCCGCAGCTGCTGGAATTCCTGGCGACGCGCGATCTGATGACGCTGTCGTTCGCCCTGTACGCGCTGCTGGGGAGCGCGGCCGACATGCCGCTGCTCATGGCCTACGACGGGCGCCGCGGCCGTCCGATGAAGTGGTTCTTCTACGCGTACTACCCCGCGCATATCGCAGTGTTGGGCCTGGTCGCCATGGGGATGGGCGCGAATCTGCCGCTGCCGCCGTGGTAGGGGAGGGAGCCGTCGAAGCGGCAGAAGGCCGCATGGGGACGCCGTGGGGCGGTATCTCATGTGAAGAAATTGTGTAGTGGAGACGCGAAGGGCATAAAACGGCATCGCTCGCATCATTTTGGCCAGATTTCGGGGTCGTTGAGGCAAAAATCGACCTCGAAGACGCCGATTCGGGCGTTTTTGGCCTTCTGAATGGGCAAAACTACGGTATATAGGCATAATTTTGTACTATTCTCATCTGAGGAACATGCCAAAATGATGCAACAGGTGGGCAAAATGCCTGAAATAATCTCCAGTACACAATTTTTTCACATATAACAGCAGGCAATTCGCTCGACAGCCGCGATTCATGTGCGAGTTGAGGTCTATTCGGCAGCTGGTTTTGGCAACAAAAAACCCAGGCAAGGGCCTGGGTTTGGTGCTTGGATGGTGCGGGCGAAAGGACTTGAACCTTCACGGGGTTGCCCCCATACGGACCTGAACCGTACGCGTCTGCCAATTCCGCCACGCCCGCGTCCTTGGCGCTTTCCGAGAAAAGCAAGACGTTATGATAATCGAATCCGTCCGTCTGCGCAAGAAGAATTTTGAGATTTTGCGGAAGATGGAGAAAAAGTCGCCCCGCCGCCCCGTTCGATTGCTGCTTCGGCGGCGGTGCCCCCGCCGCCAGTGCCGCCCCGTTCGATTGCGGCCTTGGCAGCCCTGCTGCTTCGTCGGCCGTGCGGGCCTCTCTCCCCGCTAGCAGTGTCCCAAAAACAGGACAGCAATAGCTCCAACAACCCCTTAGAATGTCCCAAATGCAACCCAACATCGCAACAATAATCACGTCCGTCCAGCCCCCTTTGGGTGTGGCGTTTCCTTGTCCACAAGCTGCGTATCAAAAGCGTATTGCAGGCGCTCTCAGACCGTATCAACAGCGCTTCAGGATCCGCAGCACACGCGCCCGGGCGTGCCCACCCGTCTCCGCATCCCGGAAGACCGCCAAAGCCGCCTCTTCGTTGTTGCGCGCGTCGCCCGCATTCCGTGCGCACAGTCCGGGCGTTTCCCGAAGCAAAAGATGCCCAAGACCGCCAAAAGTATGGAGATTTCTCCATACTTGCGTGCTATATATCGTCCTCTTTTCGGGACCTGCCACAAGATGTTGTGGATCAATTGGGTAGAAAACAAGCCCGGAAAACAGACTCAACCAATGCTTGCGTCTGCTGACAAAAACCCAGGTGAAACGCATAAAAGTTATTCTGTTTGCTAGATCTATAACCCCATTCATGATAGAATGTCACGAACAAGTTGCCGAACCGTTGACTACCAAGGCAAACAGTTACGAAAGCGTATCTAAACCGTCTCAGCTGCAGCAGAAGGCGGGACGTCTTGGGAGGAAGCGCGGCAACTTGAAAAAATAGGTATCCATCAGCGGAAATGCCAATTCGGGCAACAGGGAAGCCCGGGTTGGCACCACGAGCTCTCGCGGGTATAGCGGGTGGGGTCGACGTGGCTTCGTCGGTCCGGGGAACGCCCCTTATACGCGCGCGAGCGGGCGCGCGGGTTAGGTCCGATCGTCCGCTCAAGGGAGCCTGAATCCTTTGTGAGGGAAGGAGGAACCATGTCTGAGCACACAACTTCTACACAACTCCAGACACCTGGCTCCAACCAGAACGTCGAGACCCCCCTCGGCACGACCGAGTTCGACATTGCGGCGAACTACGCTGCGAACATGTCCCGGTTTGGCCAAAGTGGCCTTTCCATGGGCACCACGCCGCGGCAGATGAAGCTGCCGTCCAAGGTGCTTGCGATCGTGTTGTCGATCCTCATCGGGTTGACGTCATGGAACTCGATCTCCATCGCCGAAGCGCGATCGATCGTCATCCCCGACGATGCCACGTCGCTGGCAAGCTCGCCGGCCGACGAAGGGGCTGACGCGCAGGCCGAAGACAAAGCCGCCCAGGACGGCGGCGACGAGGACAAGGGCGACAAGCCCGACGGGGACGAAGACCCCGCGTCCGACTACAGCGAATTCCTTCCCGCAGACCTGGTTGATGCCGACCAGGTTTTGCCGTCTCTTTCGGAGTCCCTCACCTCCAAGACGACCGCCGGTGCCCTGACCGCAGCCGCTGTAGAAGCCGAAAACAAGAACAAGAACAACGCCGACAAGCTTGACGTCGAAAAAACGCTGCAGGACGCCTTTGGCGAGCGCTTCGCTTACACCCTCACACCGAGCGGCGCGCTGAAGGCCTCTGACGGCTCGCACCAGATCGGCGGCAGCTCCGTGGTGCTCGACGCATCGCTGGGCAACCTGGCCGCCACGCTCGACGGCGGCTACCTTGGCGGCGCGGAAGACGGCGACGCCGTGGTCCTCACGTTCGAGGCGCCGTACGTGTACCAGCGCACGGGCAACGCGAACGGCGAAGACGACAAGGAGGGAGACTTAACGGCTTCTTCCGAATCTAGTACTGAATCAGAACTCAAGGCTGAAGCCGCAGCCGGGCTTGAACCCGCGACCGAACTCAAAGCCGCAACCGACGCCGGCAACGTGACCGTCGCAGCCGACGGCATCGAGTACGTCCAAACCCTCAGCCATGAGGAATGGCTCGCCAACGGCGGCGACAAGGAAGGCGGCCGCGTGGCCCTTTCTGCGTCTGACCTGCCGCAAGGTTGGACCGCCTGGACCGAGCACGACGGCAAGTACCTGAAAGCCACCCCCGAATCGCTGCAGGAAGGTCTGTCCGGCCGCATCGTGCTGCGCTACGAAGGCGCTCAGGACGACAACGGCGTCACGGTGAAGGAGACCCGTGGCCAGCTGACGGCGGACGTTGCCATGCCGAGCCTTGTCGCCACCATTGCCGGCGAGGTGCCCGCGATCGTCGAGCTGCCCATCCGCGGCGGCTTTATGGTGGACAGCTACACCGCCGCCGACAACGCTGACGCCAACGACATCTATTACTCTTATATAAAGAACGACGCCGCCACCGTGTGGGTCGACAACGCCGAGCCTGCCGCGACGTTCGTTGCCGAGGCCACAGCGGTGTTCGATCAGCCTGTCATGCACGAGAACATGGGTTTTGCGACGTATGTGGTGACGGTGGAACCCGTTACGGAAGACGTGACCGAGAAGGGCTACACCGTGCGCGTGTCCGATACGCCCGACGCGGAAGGCAAGAGCGGCTTGGTGGCCAACGGCGTAGTGGCGCTGGACGTGACCGGCATGACCGACGAAGAGATCGCCGCCATTGATCCGACTGACACCGAAACGTTCCAAGATTTGAACATTGCGGAAGTGGAAAAGGTGACAGAAGGCGTAGCCGAAGCTTCGTTTAAGCTGGAAGGCGGCGTCGAGTTGGATGCGGAGGACGAAGCGAGCGAGGGCAAGCTGTATTTTGCCGTGCCGTACAGGGCTGAATCGCTGAATCTGCCCGAGGGCGCCGAGTGGTACGATGCCACCAGCCTGACGTTTAACGTGACCGCGAGTCTGAATGCGAAGTTGGTGCAGGAAGAGGACCTTGCCGACGCCGAGCAGGCCGAAGACGCGCTGGAGAGCGAGGGCGCCGAATACGCATGCACGCCCCTCACGCAAGAAGTATGGTTCTACCCGTACAAGGAGTCGGCTGACGACGAACCGTCCGCCGATGAACAGCAGCCTGCCGCCGACGAGCAGAGCGAGCCGGCCGACGAGCAGCTGGCCAAGGATGAGCAGCCGGCCAACGATCTGCTGACTGATGAGCTGCAGCCCAAAGAGGAAGCCACCCAGTCAGAAGAGAAAACCGGCGAGCAGACCGAAGAAGGCCCGACGCAAGAAGACGTCGAGCAGCTACAAGAAACGCTGGCGGAAAGCTTTGAACCCACCGGCACCGAAGACCTGCAGTTCACAGAGCAGCTGTTGCCTATGTTCTTCTCAGTTTGCTCTCCGGCGCTGTACGCGATGGCTCCCACTTCGGAGTACAAACTGCAAGACGCGTTTTACGATCCGACGATTCTTGCCGAGGGCATGTCCACGACCATCGGTGAAAACGTGTACCTGGTCAACACGCATGAAACGCCGCAGTTGAGCCTGCAGGTGCTGGGCAGCGGCGCAGCGAACGGTTATTGGGGCGGCTACAGCCTGTACGACAGCACCTACTATGGCACTTACACGAAGACAGGGTCTGAGCATGTGGGCAAAGGTAAGGACGAGGGTGGACAATCAGTCGACCTGTATTTGGATACATACACCTACAGTCCTAATGCGCAGGGGTCGAACAGCGACGACGTAGACAAGGCCATTGGAGAGGCAGAAAAAAACCCAAGCTTCGTGAAGCAGTTCAAGGCTTTGTGGGATGAGACCAGTGGTGTTACTGATGAATACGTTGTTGCGGCTAAAGAGGCCTATTATACTGCGCAGAACGCCGTAGCGGGCAAGCAGACTAATGTTGACAATTTGAAAGCGGTTTGTAATGACCCCAATAGTACAGAGGCGGAAAAAAATGCAGCAGCTGAAGCGCTGTCCAAGGATGAGCCTCAGTTGGCAAAGCTCAAAAACGACCTCACCAACGCCGAAAACGCGTTCAAGAAGCTGAAGATCGATCGCTACAACAGCATGAAGGAGATCGAAGGCTACGAGGAGATGGGCACCGAGCTTGAGCTGCATGTGCCGTATCTGACGAAAACCGAAAACGGCAAGGGTTTGAGGAGTGTGTATTCCTATGCCGAATGGCGTAGGGCGAACAACAATCAGAACGGATATGACGTCGGCGCCGATGACACCAAGCAGAGAGGCATGCCGCTGCCGGGCAGCGAACCGTTCTATGCAGCCTATTTAGGCGGCAATGCCGGTTCCATTTTGCTGAACTGGAGCGTGTATTTGCGTGTGCCCAGCGGGGCGTTGCTGTGCTTGGACGAGTACCTTACGCCGGGCAACGAAAGCGGCGCTGCGTTGACGATGGAACAAACCGTCCAAAAAGCCTTTAAAGCAGGCGAAATTACCGAGACGGACGTGACGGATCTTGCGGGCATCGACTTCACGCAAGGCCTTACCGGACAGATCGTGTTCCGCTGGCACGGCGGCCAGGACAAGCCGACGACCACGGGCTTTGACGAAACCATGTATATGTCCGGTTTGAACCAGAAAGTGCCGAGCTGCGAGATCAGAATGCTGGGCGACATTCCTGAGAACAGCGGCGGCGACGTGCTGCTGGGCGGTCGTGTGCATTCATGGACGGTGCCGGGCACGGTGCCGAAGGTGTATTACCCGGACGGTGTGCGCGGCCATAGGCATAGTGCTGAAGTCGGCGAAAAGCGCAGTTCTTCCATTCGCAGGATCACCCTGTTGAAGACGAACTTGACATGGGAGTCCTCGTACAAGGCCATTTCCAAAAACGTCTTGTTCGACCGTTACAACTATATGGTGTACAAGGTCACCACGAAAAACACTTCTACCGGTACCGCTGAAATTGACCACCTGGAATACTTCTTTGAAGTAACCAACACCAGCGGCGACGGCGGTCAGGGCATGACGCCGCAAGACCTCATGACCTATTACTACAACAAAGACGGCGACGCGGTCACCAACCTGTTCAACGACAGCCAAAAACCGGTGTTTGTTGACGACGCCGGCACTATTCAATACGTCGGCAAGCCCAACGCCGGCGGCGTGCTCATTTACAACACCACCAATTGGCTGGACAAGGACTACCAAGAACTTGACATGCGCACGTTCAGCAACCTTGACTCCATCATGGCACGCGCTGCTGCTCGTCCGAAGAAATACACGACGGTGGTTGAAAAGAATACCGCAGGCGAGACCGAAGGCGACGGCGGCAGTGACGGAACGCAGAACGTTGGCACGACAACGCTGCAATACGTCACTGACACTGACGCCCAGCACCCGATTCAGTCCACCTTCGACGATCAAGGTCGTCCAGTCATCAACACTCCCTCCATCCCGTATCAGACCAATGGCCAGACTGGCATGATCAACTTCAAGGTGTTTGGCGACCGCGAGCTGGCTGAAAAAGTGCATGGTGCCTTTGGCGGCCACTTGCATCCACAGGACAAGGTGCAAATCACGGGTGTGCCGCTGTACGGCTCTGGAGTCGTCACTGAGGAAGCGGACAAGACGACCACCGTTGCGAAGCGCGATCAATCTGACGTTTCCGGTGCTGGCACCT from Xiamenia xianingshaonis encodes:
- a CDS encoding conjugal transfer protein TraX, coding for MKPPAISVFTLKVVAIVAMTCNHAAYLFDGVMPAPLLFVFYAVGGLTFPIMAFLLVEGYRHTSSLRRYAGRLLMFALVSQVPYWLFLAHTGNVLFTLLISLFALYLYDAMQSRPLFWLVFAGLVLLSAACDWGVLGPIMVLMMRTVPDERLRIVYPIVLVMLASGIPQLLEFLATRDLMTLSFALYALLGSAADMPLLMAYDGRRGRPMKWFFYAYYPAHIAVLGLVAMGMGANLPLPPW